The following coding sequences are from one Collimonas arenae window:
- a CDS encoding alkaline phosphatase family protein encodes MKLRSLALACATLVYLSGCGGGGGSSIGTAPATVNGVAASGKALVGVTVTITDSSGQNVQTAVTDVNGKFSIPLKGTAPFILTAPFNDADGSAATLSAVINPSAAQSAAGSTVQANLNPLTSLVTQRVLGLVPSGSPSAAQISAAKISSASIAQAVTDVGTPLQPLFTALGVPAAETSDPIGTTAYQANSSDPLDNLFDITRFNVHSGQIAVGTDANRAVLTIPLSGSVSGSLPSAAIQSVMALNNGPTTTPIQNVIVVVGENQTFDAVFGAYQPPQGQTVKNLLSQGIINADGTPGPNFSLALQNQGATQTAYTITPTRSTAYATLPQPTAIGELIPPTFQDPGGVPDSRFPANLPNGPFQITKYVPYGTATTAQTGDPVHRFFQMWQQTGGDNSKLDMFTWVADTVGQGGDTKGITPSNPGQGGELMGFVNMVSGDAPFFKSLAQQYALSDNYHQGIMGGTGANFFNIATGDLPYFNSGGAVAVPPANQIENPNPMAQTANFYSQDGYQGGSYVNCSDATQPGVGAILNFLGSKKVKSNCDAGKYYLVNNYNPGYDMNGNVQPIGPNNYNYPPQTVPTIAEGLAKKSVAWKWYTGGREAADVTADAAAFGFPVAVAQIAQYNAIGDPLVASSNVMTTALKSNLAGLTTFYSDIAKGTLPAVSFVVPKNLDSGHPGYSAPARYEAFLQDLIAKVKANPTLWAHTAILVTTDEGGGHFDTGYIQNLDFFGNGPRIPFLVVSPYARTGFIDHTYYDHSSMLKFIERNWRLPPLSPRSRDNLPNPVSVAADQYRPVNTTSIGDLMAMFNF; translated from the coding sequence ATGAAACTTCGTTCATTGGCGCTGGCATGCGCAACGCTAGTCTATCTGAGTGGTTGCGGCGGTGGTGGCGGCAGTTCGATCGGCACAGCACCGGCCACGGTAAATGGCGTCGCGGCCAGCGGCAAGGCACTGGTTGGCGTAACAGTCACCATCACCGACAGCAGCGGCCAGAATGTGCAGACCGCAGTGACCGACGTCAACGGCAAATTCTCCATTCCACTCAAGGGCACAGCGCCCTTCATCCTGACCGCGCCATTCAACGATGCCGACGGTAGCGCCGCAACCTTGTCGGCCGTGATCAATCCGAGCGCAGCCCAGTCGGCGGCGGGCAGCACCGTGCAAGCCAACCTGAATCCCCTGACTTCGCTAGTCACGCAGCGCGTGCTGGGGCTGGTCCCGAGCGGTAGCCCGAGCGCCGCGCAAATCAGCGCCGCGAAGATCAGTTCTGCAAGCATTGCGCAAGCGGTGACCGATGTCGGTACACCGTTGCAGCCGCTGTTCACGGCGCTCGGCGTGCCGGCTGCTGAAACCAGCGATCCGATTGGCACTACTGCTTATCAGGCCAATTCCAGCGATCCGCTCGATAACCTGTTCGACATTACCCGTTTCAATGTGCACAGCGGTCAGATTGCCGTCGGCACCGATGCCAACCGCGCCGTGCTGACCATCCCGCTGAGCGGCAGCGTATCCGGCAGCTTGCCGAGCGCCGCGATCCAATCAGTGATGGCGTTGAACAACGGCCCGACCACCACGCCGATCCAGAACGTGATCGTGGTCGTTGGCGAAAACCAGACATTCGACGCCGTATTTGGCGCCTATCAGCCGCCGCAAGGCCAGACAGTAAAGAATCTGCTGTCGCAAGGCATCATCAATGCCGATGGCACACCGGGACCGAACTTCAGCCTGGCGCTGCAAAACCAGGGGGCAACGCAGACCGCGTATACGATCACGCCGACCCGTTCCACCGCATACGCCACGCTGCCGCAACCGACCGCCATCGGCGAACTGATTCCGCCGACTTTCCAGGACCCGGGCGGCGTACCGGATAGCCGCTTCCCGGCGAACCTGCCGAACGGCCCGTTCCAGATCACCAAGTACGTCCCTTACGGCACCGCCACTACCGCGCAGACTGGCGATCCGGTACATCGCTTCTTCCAGATGTGGCAGCAGACCGGCGGCGACAACAGCAAGCTCGACATGTTTACTTGGGTCGCCGATACTGTCGGCCAGGGTGGCGACACCAAGGGCATCACGCCGAGCAATCCAGGCCAGGGCGGCGAGTTGATGGGCTTTGTCAATATGGTCAGCGGCGATGCGCCGTTCTTCAAGTCGCTGGCGCAGCAATATGCGCTAAGCGACAACTATCACCAAGGCATCATGGGCGGCACCGGCGCCAACTTCTTCAATATCGCCACCGGCGATCTGCCGTATTTCAATAGCGGTGGCGCGGTTGCAGTGCCGCCGGCCAACCAGATCGAGAATCCGAATCCGATGGCGCAGACGGCGAATTTCTATTCGCAGGACGGTTACCAGGGCGGCTCCTACGTCAATTGTTCCGATGCGACCCAGCCGGGTGTCGGCGCGATTCTGAATTTCCTCGGCAGCAAAAAGGTCAAGAGCAACTGCGACGCCGGCAAGTATTACCTGGTCAATAACTACAATCCAGGTTACGACATGAACGGCAACGTCCAGCCGATCGGTCCTAACAATTACAACTACCCGCCACAAACCGTACCGACCATCGCCGAAGGGCTGGCCAAGAAGAGCGTTGCCTGGAAGTGGTACACCGGCGGCCGCGAAGCCGCGGACGTGACTGCAGATGCAGCGGCTTTCGGCTTTCCGGTGGCTGTCGCCCAGATTGCTCAGTACAACGCCATCGGCGATCCATTGGTGGCATCCAGCAATGTCATGACGACTGCACTGAAATCGAACCTGGCCGGTCTCACCACGTTCTATAGCGATATCGCCAAGGGCACGTTGCCGGCAGTTTCGTTCGTGGTGCCGAAGAACCTCGACAGCGGCCACCCGGGCTACTCGGCGCCGGCCCGCTACGAAGCCTTCCTGCAAGACCTGATCGCTAAGGTCAAGGCCAATCCGACGCTGTGGGCACACACTGCGATCCTGGTCACCACCGACGAAGGCGGCGGCCATTTCGATACCGGCTACATCCAGAACCTGGACTTCTTCGGCAACGGCCCACGGATTCCATTCCTGGTGGTATCGCCGTATGCCCGAACCGGCTTTATCGACCACACCTATTACGACCACTCGTCGATGCTGAAATTCATCGAGCGCAACTGGCGCCTGCCACCGCTGTCGCCGCGCAGCCGTGACAACCTGCCGAACCCGGTCAGCGTCGCCGCCGACCAGTACCGCCCGGTGAACACCACCTCGATCGGCGACCTGATGGCGATGTTCAACTTCTAA
- a CDS encoding cytochrome-c peroxidase, which translates to MSFNQGRLLDYQWGAGLVALVSVVLLAGCHDGDTPARAAAKAGPASVAAAPAAASAPADKKPSLKMWVRYPEPPATLSAAATLGKQLFFDASLSASGKMSCATCHSPDHAYGPPNGLAVQLGGADMQRQGTRGVPSLRYLGFTPKFTRHYYVPGPDETEDEGPTGGFTHDGAVDSLHEQALIPLLNPNEMANANPAEIAAKLQKTSYVEQFRQVYGAGIFDHPEAAVEKATLALEAFQTEDPSFHPYTSKFDAAMAGNADFTPAELRGYGLFNNPNKGNCAKCHVDTPGPGGRPAQFTDFGFQALGVPRNPEIAANRNPKYFDLGICGPDRKDMAKESEFCGMFKSPTLRNVATRGAFFHNGRFHTLEDMLHFYVERDTDPAKWYPKVKGKVAKFDDLPPRYRANIDTLDAPLNRKTGDKPALNDEEIGDLIAFLKTLNDGYSAKSGAAR; encoded by the coding sequence TTGAGCTTCAATCAAGGTCGGTTGCTGGATTACCAATGGGGTGCCGGACTGGTGGCTCTGGTCAGCGTGGTGCTGCTGGCTGGTTGCCACGATGGGGATACGCCTGCGCGCGCCGCAGCTAAGGCCGGTCCGGCCAGCGTCGCGGCGGCGCCTGCTGCCGCTTCCGCTCCTGCTGACAAGAAGCCTTCGCTGAAAATGTGGGTGCGTTATCCGGAACCGCCGGCGACATTGAGTGCCGCCGCTACATTAGGCAAGCAATTGTTTTTTGATGCGTCGTTGTCGGCTTCCGGCAAGATGTCCTGCGCTACCTGTCATAGCCCCGATCATGCTTATGGACCGCCGAATGGACTCGCGGTGCAGCTGGGCGGCGCCGACATGCAACGGCAAGGTACACGCGGGGTGCCGTCGCTGCGCTACCTCGGTTTCACACCGAAATTCACGCGCCATTACTATGTGCCCGGGCCAGATGAAACCGAAGATGAAGGGCCGACCGGCGGCTTTACTCATGATGGCGCGGTCGATTCGCTGCACGAGCAGGCGCTGATTCCGCTACTCAATCCGAATGAAATGGCGAATGCCAATCCGGCCGAGATAGCTGCCAAGCTGCAGAAGACCAGTTATGTCGAACAGTTCCGGCAAGTGTATGGCGCCGGCATTTTCGATCATCCCGAGGCAGCGGTGGAAAAAGCCACGCTGGCGCTGGAAGCGTTCCAGACTGAAGACCCGAGCTTCCATCCGTACACCAGCAAATTCGATGCGGCGATGGCCGGCAATGCCGATTTCACTCCGGCTGAATTGCGCGGCTACGGCCTGTTCAACAATCCGAACAAGGGCAATTGCGCCAAGTGCCACGTCGATACCCCGGGGCCGGGCGGCCGGCCGGCGCAGTTCACCGATTTCGGTTTCCAGGCATTGGGTGTGCCGCGCAATCCGGAGATCGCCGCGAATCGCAATCCGAAGTATTTCGATCTCGGCATTTGCGGCCCGGACCGCAAGGACATGGCGAAGGAAAGCGAATTCTGCGGCATGTTCAAGTCACCGACCTTGCGTAATGTCGCCACGCGCGGCGCGTTCTTTCACAACGGCCGCTTCCATACGCTGGAAGACATGCTGCATTTCTATGTCGAGCGCGATACCGATCCGGCCAAGTGGTACCCGAAGGTCAAAGGTAAAGTGGCCAAGTTCGACGATCTGCCGCCACGCTACCGCGCCAATATCGATACGCTGGATGCGCCGCTCAACCGCAAGACAGGCGACAAGCCCGCCTTGAACGATGAAGAAATCGGCGACCTGATCGCCTTCCTGAAAACCCTCAACGACGGCTATTCGGCCAAGTCCGGCGCTGCGCGTTAG
- the pip gene encoding prolyl aminopeptidase translates to MSTSSQPAVQQTSPAPQLLGLYPPLEPFKSGKLDVGDGHQVYWEMCGNPSGKPAVFLHGGPGGGCNADHRRLFNPEKYCVMLFDQRGCGRSTPHANLEANTTWHLVADIERLREMAGVDKWQVFGGSWGSTLALAYAEKHPEHVSELILRGIFTGRQEEIQWYYQDGASRQFPDKWEDFIAPIPPEERHEMVKAFNRRLTGSDEAAKLAAAKAWSVWEGSTVKLLPDPSLAEHHEEPEFAIAFARIENHYFINACFFEDQQLLRDVGRLRGIPGVIVQGRYDVCCTPKTAWELHKAWPEAELHIIEDAGHAYSEPGILDQLIRATDKFAG, encoded by the coding sequence ATGAGCACCTCCAGCCAACCCGCTGTGCAGCAAACGTCCCCCGCCCCGCAACTGCTGGGCCTGTATCCGCCTCTGGAACCGTTTAAATCGGGCAAGCTGGATGTGGGCGATGGCCATCAGGTCTATTGGGAGATGTGCGGCAATCCAAGCGGCAAGCCGGCGGTGTTCCTGCACGGCGGTCCTGGCGGCGGCTGCAATGCCGATCATCGGCGCCTGTTCAATCCGGAAAAATATTGCGTGATGCTGTTCGACCAGCGCGGTTGCGGGCGCTCGACGCCGCACGCCAACCTGGAGGCGAATACCACCTGGCATCTGGTGGCCGATATTGAACGCTTGCGCGAGATGGCCGGTGTCGACAAATGGCAGGTATTCGGCGGCTCATGGGGCAGCACGTTGGCCCTGGCCTATGCGGAAAAGCATCCTGAGCATGTCAGCGAACTGATATTGCGCGGCATTTTTACCGGACGCCAGGAAGAGATCCAGTGGTACTACCAGGACGGCGCATCGCGCCAGTTTCCCGACAAATGGGAAGATTTCATCGCGCCGATTCCACCGGAAGAACGCCATGAAATGGTGAAAGCCTTCAACCGCCGCCTGACCGGCAGCGACGAAGCTGCCAAACTGGCTGCGGCAAAGGCCTGGAGTGTTTGGGAAGGCAGCACGGTCAAGCTGCTGCCGGATCCATCGTTGGCCGAGCACCATGAAGAGCCTGAATTTGCGATCGCCTTTGCACGCATCGAAAACCACTACTTCATCAACGCGTGTTTTTTTGAAGACCAGCAATTGCTGCGCGATGTCGGCCGGCTGCGCGGCATTCCTGGCGTCATCGTCCAAGGGCGCTACGACGTTTGCTGCACGCCGAAAACCGCTTGGGAACTGCATAAAGCCTGGCCTGAGGCGGAGTTGCATATCATTGAAGATGCAGGCCATGCGTACAGTGAGCCAGGTATCCTGGATCAGTTGATCCGCGCTACTGACAAGTTCGCCGGATAG
- a CDS encoding DEAD/DEAH box helicase, with translation MSAAAASPGRFRPRLTLQTLSRGDGLLGMRPSGPFGPRGPTVTVVQISWTYVADDGLRWECAAPTTLLNRRPASSQTVDTGDGRRLLLRDLGAEADALDLVWELGLHPLPADTLQWRNDDAVQAAAHLDSLWTLVQEDFFGDFWADQLPALQAKGWAIVVRPGFAHESVPVDAWHLIVNPQTGELLGKEVATRMRGREQAVTALGLPAGEGSWLLTLGIEIDGEMLDLVPLLAHLLQRDARWLDAKKLALIDDHDLILLRAPGGKRIEAQAAPLKAIVGSMLELLSDPQRPEGPLQLSAWDAYRLEAMRQSLLDTQAARAGAHGGWQLQGDTGLRALAQRLKGAGTPQPVLAPAGLGVTLRPYQLHGVAWLQYLREHHLAGILADDMGLGKTAQALAHLLIEQQAGRLDLPALVVLPTSLIFNWQAEAKRMAPSLRVLALQGPERHRDFARMAEYDLILTTYPLLWRDRSALEAQAFHMLILDEAQTVKNAGARSAGAVRRLRARHRLCITGTPLENHLGELWTQFDFLMPGFLGDMRTFSRLWRKPIEIGGQTLRAQLLAQRVRPFILRRRKDEVASELPPRTEAVKLVQLRGHQRDLYESVRVAADEQVRGVLKRKGFSGGQITILDALLKLRQVCCDPFLLKNMQHADGMERAKLELLRDMLPALVAEGRRILVFSQFTEMLDLIALELAVLQLPWLALTGKTPPSQRGALVAQFQAKAVPLLLISLKAGGVGLNLTAADTVIHIDPWWNPAVQEQATARAHRIGQDQTVFVYKIVVEGSIEERIIELQARKAALAEGVLGSDAALATKFSAEDLQLLLAPLA, from the coding sequence ATGAGTGCTGCGGCAGCATCCCCCGGCCGCTTCCGGCCACGCCTGACACTGCAAACCCTTAGCCGTGGCGACGGCCTTCTCGGCATGCGCCCGTCCGGTCCATTTGGCCCCCGCGGGCCAACTGTAACTGTGGTGCAAATCAGCTGGACCTATGTCGCCGACGATGGCCTGCGCTGGGAATGCGCGGCCCCAACCACACTCCTGAACCGCCGTCCGGCATCTTCGCAAACGGTTGACACTGGCGACGGCCGGCGTCTGCTGCTGCGCGACCTCGGCGCCGAAGCCGATGCACTCGACCTGGTGTGGGAGCTCGGCTTGCATCCGCTGCCAGCCGATACGCTGCAATGGCGCAACGACGATGCAGTGCAAGCAGCGGCACATCTCGATTCGCTGTGGACCTTGGTGCAGGAAGATTTCTTCGGCGATTTCTGGGCCGATCAGTTGCCCGCTCTGCAGGCAAAGGGCTGGGCCATCGTGGTCCGACCCGGCTTCGCGCACGAGAGCGTGCCGGTCGATGCCTGGCACTTGATCGTCAATCCGCAGACCGGTGAGCTGCTGGGCAAAGAAGTCGCCACCCGCATGCGCGGCCGCGAACAGGCCGTGACGGCGCTCGGTCTACCGGCTGGCGAAGGTTCCTGGCTACTCACGCTCGGCATCGAAATCGACGGCGAAATGCTGGACCTGGTACCGCTGCTGGCGCACCTTTTGCAACGCGATGCGCGCTGGCTCGACGCCAAGAAACTTGCCTTGATCGACGACCACGACCTGATCCTGTTGCGCGCGCCCGGCGGCAAGCGAATTGAAGCGCAAGCGGCGCCGCTCAAGGCCATCGTCGGCAGCATGCTGGAATTGCTGAGCGATCCGCAGAGGCCTGAAGGTCCGCTGCAACTGTCGGCATGGGACGCATATCGGCTTGAGGCGATGCGCCAAAGCCTGCTGGACACACAGGCCGCACGTGCCGGCGCACATGGCGGTTGGCAACTGCAGGGCGATACCGGTTTACGCGCATTGGCGCAGCGCCTGAAAGGCGCCGGCACGCCGCAGCCAGTGCTTGCACCGGCCGGCCTCGGCGTCACCTTGCGCCCCTATCAATTGCACGGCGTGGCCTGGCTGCAGTACCTGCGCGAACATCACCTGGCCGGCATCCTGGCGGACGACATGGGTCTGGGAAAAACCGCGCAGGCGCTGGCGCATCTGCTGATCGAACAACAGGCCGGCCGGCTCGACCTGCCGGCGCTGGTGGTGCTGCCGACCTCGCTGATCTTCAACTGGCAAGCCGAGGCAAAACGCATGGCGCCCAGCCTGCGGGTGCTGGCCCTGCAAGGCCCGGAGCGACATCGCGATTTCGCCCGCATGGCGGAATACGACCTTATCCTCACCACTTATCCGCTGCTATGGCGCGACCGCTCGGCGCTGGAGGCACAAGCTTTCCACATGCTGATCCTGGACGAAGCACAAACTGTCAAGAACGCCGGCGCGCGCAGTGCCGGTGCGGTGCGACGCCTGCGTGCACGGCACCGGCTCTGCATCACCGGCACACCGTTGGAAAATCACTTGGGCGAGTTGTGGACCCAATTCGATTTCCTGATGCCCGGCTTCCTCGGCGACATGCGCACTTTCAGCCGGCTGTGGCGCAAGCCGATCGAGATCGGCGGCCAGACCTTGCGCGCGCAATTGCTGGCGCAGCGAGTCAGGCCGTTCATCCTGCGCCGGCGCAAGGACGAAGTGGCGAGCGAACTGCCGCCGCGCACTGAAGCCGTCAAGCTGGTGCAACTGCGAGGACATCAGCGCGACCTGTACGAAAGCGTGCGCGTGGCGGCCGATGAACAGGTACGCGGCGTGCTCAAGCGCAAAGGCTTCAGCGGTGGTCAGATTACAATCCTCGATGCGCTGCTCAAGTTGCGGCAAGTATGCTGCGATCCGTTCCTGCTGAAAAACATGCAGCATGCGGACGGCATGGAACGCGCAAAACTGGAATTGCTGCGCGACATGCTGCCGGCGCTGGTAGCTGAGGGCCGGCGCATCCTGGTGTTTTCGCAGTTCACCGAAATGTTGGACCTGATCGCACTCGAACTGGCTGTATTGCAATTGCCCTGGCTGGCCCTTACCGGCAAAACGCCACCGTCCCAACGCGGCGCCCTGGTAGCGCAATTCCAGGCCAAGGCCGTGCCGCTGCTCTTAATCAGCCTCAAGGCCGGCGGCGTCGGCCTCAACCTGACCGCCGCCGACACCGTGATCCACATCGATCCGTGGTGGAACCCTGCCGTGCAGGAACAAGCCACCGCCCGCGCTCATCGCATCGGCCAGGATCAAACCGTGTTCGTCTACAAGATCGTGGTCGAAGGCAGCATCGAAGAACGCATCATCGAACTGCAAGCGCGCAAAGCGGCACTAGCCGAAGGCGTACTGGGCAGCGATGCGGCGCTGGCGACCAAGTTCAGCGCCGAGGATCTGCAACTGTTGCTGGCGCCGCTGGCCTAG
- a CDS encoding GNAT family N-acetyltransferase, whose translation MTTPVPALNFDLDLVTSLEERAFNAWPAQKSALCGGWLLRLSEGYTKRANSANALRPTAAFAETLRIAEDFYARHGLPTIFRLSPLASPESDHQLEQAGYRKIDRSLVMTAALPQQTQSTPDVEILAAPNHAWSTGFAEANRVPEAARAAHDRMLAAITMPAAFATLSDNGAPIAYGLAVAENGAVGLFDIVVAPAARRRGAAARLVGALLAWARHKEQAVHTCKSKPTTRPPSDCIESSDSNNNMNTITAYAHRT comes from the coding sequence ATGACCACGCCAGTGCCCGCGCTCAATTTCGATCTTGATCTCGTCACGTCCCTCGAAGAGCGCGCCTTCAACGCATGGCCGGCGCAAAAATCGGCGTTGTGCGGCGGCTGGCTGCTGCGCCTGTCCGAGGGCTATACCAAGCGCGCCAATTCCGCCAATGCCTTGCGGCCAACCGCGGCATTCGCGGAAACGCTGCGTATTGCGGAAGACTTTTATGCGCGGCACGGCTTGCCGACGATATTTCGCTTGTCGCCGCTGGCAAGTCCGGAATCAGATCACCAACTGGAACAGGCCGGATATCGCAAGATCGATCGTTCTCTGGTCATGACTGCCGCGCTGCCGCAGCAAACCCAAAGCACGCCCGATGTTGAAATCCTGGCGGCGCCAAATCACGCATGGAGCACCGGCTTTGCCGAGGCGAATCGTGTGCCCGAGGCGGCACGAGCGGCCCACGACCGCATGCTCGCTGCCATCACAATGCCTGCTGCATTCGCTACCCTGAGCGACAATGGCGCGCCAATCGCCTACGGGCTGGCGGTAGCAGAAAACGGCGCGGTCGGCCTGTTCGATATTGTCGTTGCGCCCGCAGCGCGGCGGCGCGGTGCGGCGGCCCGGCTGGTCGGCGCGCTGCTGGCTTGGGCAAGACACAAGGAGCAAGCAGTGCATACTTGCAAGTCCAAGCCGACAACCAGGCCGCCCTCGGACTGTATCGAAAGCTCGGATTCGAACAACAATATGAATACCATTACCGCGTACGCGCATAGAACATGA